tAGTTTCCTCAGTGGAGCTGCCTTACCTTCAGTGCCCAAGCCTGTATTTATCAAAGGAAGCCTGTCCAATTCCGTGTGGAATTAGATCCTTTTTAAAGGAGCTGATTACCAGACATAACCAGCCCGCTCCACGCTCACTGAACCCCACACTGCTACTTCCTGACTGATTATAGTTTGCTCACTTGCTTTTGGTgtactttaatttgtttgttttcactcgGATTTCATGTCGTAAAAGCAAAATTTTGGAAAACTGGCCGTTCAGGAGAAAAAATTAAGGTGGATACACATTACAATTCCCAAGCTCTTATCACAATGATTTTAAGTCAATCTTTATGGAAACAAGGAAATGTTTTCTCATTCCCACATTTGCAGTCGGATCAAATAAACTCAACCAGACAGATCAAATTTAAACAAGCCAAACTTTCCACTCCCAATGATGCTATATTGATACAGAGTTTGATAAATGGAATTTATCGAATTATATTTACCCTAACATTTTAGTCAATAAAAACACcgacacacagcacacaatgacaaaaatattgcTTCAACAGGAataaactgtgaaaatattGCATAACGCACAAATGAAAACCTATTACAAGCTGAATGCCATGAACAGAAAAGCAGTTATAACCAAATTagtaaaaagaagaggaagaagaagaggaagaagaagaagaagaagaagaagaaggaaaagaagaagaagaagaagaagaagaagaagaagaagaagaggaagaaggaattCCAGTCCTCTGAAAATGAAGGTGAAATAAAACATATGAGTACATATCATCTTACACTGTCCAGGTGCCGACCAGTTTGACAGCTGCTAGTGTGATAGGTAAGAAGATCCAGAAgaccatgtctgtgtgagaggtgCTGCGGTGTTCAGAGGAGAGCCCACTGTACTATGTTAAACTGCTTATCACTAGATGATAATATCTCTTAAAAAATCTCCACAGCTCAACGAACCAAGTAATCTGTCATTTACAAATTAACACATGGGTGTTTCTCGTTTCACCAATGCCTAATGGagcatttacatattttagCCCATGCTTTCAATGAGATCCTACCGGTTTGCCAtgtcctcctccaccacccagACTGCATTCTTGTCTTTCAGAACAAAAGTAACTTCAAGTGTGGCAGCCTTTTTGCCACTCCTCACAGCCAATCACCTTGTCCTGTCAGAGAACAGCCGTGAGGAAACTTTGGGTTGAGTCAACCTTATCTCTCTATTTGCTCAGGGTAATACATCGTAAAACACTTTCAGAGGGAGAGTGGTTTTAATCCCCCTTTCTCTTCATCATTATTATGCATCACTGTACTTTCTGTGACCTTAAAGACATTTTAGTGGTTTAGCTGATTATTTACATTATATACAAAACACTCATCAGAAGGATAAAGCATAAtggtttcatctctctctctctctctctctctctctctctctctctctctctctctcagtatgctGTCATATTGTCAGATATCTTTCATGATAGATGACAATGTCTTAAACCATCCTCAGTCCTGTTTGATGTTCTGATGCTCTAAATATTTGTGTTGGGCAAGACAATCTTATGGTACTTACCAAACAAAAATACCACAAAGGGGGAAGAGATTGCAGCAAAACTAATGAGTATGTGTTCAcaatgtgtgtgggttttttatCATTGCATGAACAACAGTAAGAAAACTCGATTAATTTGAAGGTGTTCGGCTTCTTAATGTACGAACATTTATTTCAGCATCCCACCCCcgaaaaattaattaattacagcTGGCTCTTCAAAACACTGTtcctaaaaaaacaaattctaacAAATAGTATCTACTCAAAGCGCTTTGCACACTTAATTTTTCAAACCAATTAGGGAAATATTAAATCAGAGACGACCAGCCGACCAGAGCTGACCAATACCATGCCTTACGATTAAAACATCACTTCTTTACTTGATGTGCTATTTAGTGCCATAGCTCTATCTATGCAATATGTCGTCTTGTGCCGTATATATTATTAGGGATGAGTTTAGGTTAAGTTCGAAGTGCACAATTTGAATTTTCATCAGGACATATGAGGTCAGCGTTAGGTCCTAGTccccaaaacaaatgaaatggcGGCGCCTGTAAGATGGAGTCTTCTGCGCTTCTTTCGGTCATATTCAAATTCGCAGCAATTTAGGTTTGTGACTTCACTTTGCGGtacattttgtaaatatgtcTGATCTTAGTGAACGGCTTAAATGCATAGGATAGGGCAGGACAATTGCTAATTTGCCGAATTTGTTAATAAACTATATTAACTAGCCGCGGAGCTAGCATAGGTAATCTCTTCCGACTCTAGAAACTCAAAATTCATGGACACTGGgagtttatttctttctctaagAACTTAAATTCCAAGTGAATAATTTGctacaaataaattaaatacacacgttcagtttctcttttagATGAAACAACAATAATTTGTTGTATTATTCTTATATTTCAAAGTTGTCGTCAAGAAAAACACACGCAGATTTCATGTAGTATGtacttgtgtgtttctttaacCAGCGCGGGCAAGAGAATGATATTTTCTCAGACTCATAAAGGAATATCTTTGCTCATTTCTCTTTAATCAACAGTTACTTCGCTGATTAAAAACCATTGTTATGGTTACTGGTTGAGTGCAGACCGGTTAAACTCCGCTAGTGTCTTTGCAGGTTTCCCATCAGGAACACAAATCATTGCCACTCTTTATGGGTTTCCCAAAATATCAAACCATTGCAGATTGTACCACAGTCAACATCCAAACCTTCAGGTGAGAcatgcaaaagaaaatgaatgttgcAGTTTATGTCTAGAAGTAGATGAGAGTGGGTCTATATTTTCCTAAATGAATTTGCTGGACGTTTTGGCACATTGTTGAGACATGTCAGCTGAGAATGGAAAACCActattacagattttttttaactgaaatcaGATCTAAAGATAGGGTCTTGTCATTTTAACTGGTTAGTAATGGACAATGCAAAATGCATCATTTCCATGACACAGTGTTTGTCTTAATGATCTTTTACTTCCTTAAACTAAATTTGGAATGAATATCGCTGAAACACATTTGGTAATGGATGCCAAGGTATCACGATGTggtttgttgctttgtttcagTGAGATGGCAGTCCATTTTAACACAAGATACACCAAATCCCAGGAGTTTAAAGTTTCTCCCAGGGAAGCCTGTTTTGGGCACAGGGACAGTAGAGTTCCCCACTGCCAGCTCGGCGGAGTGCTCCTCTTTAGCCAGGTCAGCAGcactacacacataccacacacacacacaaatggttaaataatattaatagtgGCATTGGTGCAGTCATGCTCGGtgtaaacataaaaactatTTGTGATGTTAGTCTTGTTTATGTCATGTACAGAGTCAAGCTGCCTGCAGCATTAAAGACTCAAGCCTAGCTTATCAGTCCCTGACAGTGCACACCAATCCAGACAGATAGAGCTCTGTTTCATTCTTAGCCCACACCCCATAATCACAGCAAATGACCTGCCTGGCTCAGTCAGtcttatttttcctttcattttttttttccttcagggAGCTTTTTCAGATCGAGGGAGTGaagagtgtgttttttggtcCTGATTTCATCACAGTCACGAAGGtgacatgcatacacattttGATGTTGTATATTTTAGTAAATGTAtttctgtgctctgttgtttttcagtctaAAACTAGATTTGGTGctttgctgttttctgtttgagtaTTTAAGgtgcaaacctttttttttggtaacagacagatgatgatgttgagtggACAGACATTAAGCGGCATGCAGTGGAAGCCATCTCGAAATTCTTTGAGAGTGGAGAACCCATTACAACTGGAGCCACACATGCTGAGAGCAGTGagtttaattttgtgtgtgtgtgatagttgATAGGGGATATCAGGTGATCATTATTTGTGGACATAATGTACTGACAATATCTACATATCAGTCTGTGAAATTATATGCTAACAAGTTTTAATTACTCATGTACAAACTTTTCTcacttttcagttttgtcagttTACTGCTGAATGACAGTGTTAGATTTAACTGTTTGAGCCCTTTAATAGGAAATGTGGTGACTGAAACTCAGTGTGATATGCAAGTTTTCCTGTTTTAATgcaatgtctgtttttgtaggTATTACTGAGGAGGATGATGACATTGTTTCAATGATTAAAGAGCTTTTGGACACCAGGATCAGGTAGGATTAATTCAGGACAGCAATAAAGTGATTTCACACTGATTAAAATGATTGGTGGTGCTTTGAATGTGTAAGAAAACATACATCTTACTAATATGTCCTCTCCTATTGAACTCAGTATTATTCTCACTACTTTATGAGAGTGACTCAGTCATAACAGGTTTGAGGACACTATATGAGTGTACCAGA
This sequence is a window from Chanos chanos chromosome 4, fChaCha1.1, whole genome shotgun sequence. Protein-coding genes within it:
- the LOC115809359 gene encoding NFU1 iron-sulfur cluster scaffold homolog, mitochondrial; translated protein: MAAPVRWSLLRFFRSYSNSQQFRFPIRNTNHCHSLWVSQNIKPLQIVPQSTSKPSVRWQSILTQDTPNPRSLKFLPGKPVLGTGTVEFPTASSAECSSLARELFQIEGVKSVFFGPDFITVTKTDDDVEWTDIKRHAVEAISKFFESGEPITTGATHAESSITEEDDDIVSMIKELLDTRIRPTVQEDGGDVIFKGFEGGTVKLKLIGSCTGCPSSTVTLRNGIQNMLQFYIPEVDEVEQVQDDVDEVNMKVFTELEQKLQDS